One genomic window of Glycine max cultivar Williams 82 chromosome 16, Glycine_max_v4.0, whole genome shotgun sequence includes the following:
- the LOC100811216 gene encoding probable pectate lyase 4, with amino-acid sequence MTYQVINYILWCFVLAVVSVTMFNPKVSSASKQSKLEGLEMNEIDQCWRLNPEWRKHRSQLAKCSVGYVGKMTNNIGNDLIHYKVIDPSDDPINPKNGTLRYGASRIQGKVWITFQRDMHIRLEKPLLISSFTTIDGRGVNVHIVDNACLMIFKATNIIIHGLRIHHCRPQAPGMVMGPNGEVIPLGQVDGDAIRLVTASKIWIDHNTLYDCQDGLLDVTRGSTNVTISNNWFREQNKVMLLGHDDGYMRDKDMMVTVVYNYFGPNCHQRMPRIRHGYAHVANNLYMGWVQYAIGGSMEPSLKSESNLFIAPTSGRKEVTWRKSNGIGDSWEFHSVGDVFENGASFMETQGGQVPKPNYNPEQSFKVVDAKCVRSLTISSGVLRCSKTSIC; translated from the exons ATGACTTATCAAGTAATCAATTATATCCTTTGGTGCTTTGTTTTAGCTGTTGTGAGTGTCACCATGTTCAATCCAAAAGTTAGTTCTGCCAGCAAACAATCCAAGTTAGAAGGCTTGGAAATGAATGAGATCGATCAATGTTGGAGATTGAATCCAGAATGGAGGAAACACCGTTCACAACTTGCCAAATGTTCAGTGGGCTATGTAGGGAAGATGACAAATAATATTGGTAATGACCTCATTCATTACAAAGTTATTGATCCTAGTGACGACCCAATAAACCCTAAAAATGGCACCTTGAGATATGGAGCTTCTAGGATTCAAGGCAAAGTTTGGATCACATTCCAAAGAGACATGCACATCAGGCTCGAGAAACCCCTTCTCATTAGTAGCTTCACTACTATTGATGGTCGAGGTGTTAATGTTCACATTGTTGATAATGCATGTTTGATGATCTTTAAG GCAACCAACATAATCATCCATGGCCTTAGAATTCATCACTGTCGACCTCAAGCTCCTGGAATGGTAATGGGACCTAATGGAGAAGTGATACCTTTAGGTCAAGTTGATGGAGATGCAATAAGATTGGTTACAGCTTCAAAGATTTGGATTGATCACAACACACTTTACGATTGTCAAGATGGTCTCCTTGATGTCACACGTGGTTCCACTAATGTGACTATCTCAAACAATTGGTTTAGAGAGCAAAATAAGGTTATGCTTCTCGGACATGATGATGGGTATATGAGAGACAAGGATATGATGGTCACTGTCGTATATAACTATTTTGGACCTAATTGCCACCAACGCATGCCAAG AATTCGCCATGGGTATGCACATGTTGCAAACAATCTTTATATGGGATGGGTACAATATGCCATAGGTGGTAGCATGGAACCTAGCCTCAAAAGCGAATCAAACCTCTTTATAGCACCAACGTCAGGGCGTAAAGAG GTAACATGGAGAAAAAGTAATGGTATTGGAGACTCGTGGGAATTCCATTCGGTGGGGGATGTTTTTGAAAATGGTGCATCTTTCATGGAAACACAAGGTGGACAAGTACCAAAGCCAAATTATAATCCTGAGCAAAGTTTTAAAGTTGTTGATGCCAAATGTGTGAGATCATTGACTATCTCATCTGGAGTGTTACGATGCAGTAAAACCTCTATTTGTTAA
- the LOC100500092 gene encoding Probable calcium-binding protein CML41-like: MASERILKPSKWFSNKTLRISLHRRRSRSSSNNSLSSNSPSPRSPMSNNGEITGLMEAFRHFDNDGDGKISAYELRSYFGSIGDHMSHEEAEGVIHDLDSDGDNLLDFKDFTKLMKRDVGDDHDDEGDLRRAFEMFVWEKEGSGCITPKGLQRMLHRLGDDKSYDECVTMIDAFDIDHNGVLDFDEFYQMMA; the protein is encoded by the coding sequence ATGGCTAGCGAGAGAATTCTCAAGCCATCAAAGTGGTTCTCAAACAAAACTCTAAGAATTAGTCTTCATCGCCGAAGATCAAGATCCTCCTCCAATAACTCATTATCTAGTAATTCTCCAAGTCCAAGATCCCCCATGTCAAACAATGGAGAGATCACTGGGCTAATGGAGGCTTTTCGTCACTTTGATAATGATGGAGATGGGAAAATCTCGGCCTATGAGCTAAGGTCATATTTTGGGTCCATTGGGGATCACATGTCTCATGAGGAGGCTGAAGGGGTCATCCATGACCTAGATTCCGATGGGGACAACTTGTTGGACTTCAAGGATTTCACCAAGCTCATGAAGCGAGATGTtggtgatgatcatgatgatgaggGGGATCTAAGAAGGGCTTTTGAGATGTTTGTGTGGGAGAAAGAAGGGAGTGGTTGCATCACCCCGAAAGGGTTGCAAAGGATGTTGCATCGCCTTGGTGATGACAAATCCTATGATGAGTGTGTGACCATGATTGATGCCTTTGACATTGATCACAACGGGGTCCTTGATTTCGATGAGTTTTACCAAATGATGGCCTAA